In Dolichospermum flos-aquae CCAP 1403/13F, the following proteins share a genomic window:
- a CDS encoding response regulator, with protein MNTIPISRYRFFQKLQPITLLKKITNNSFTGCLQVFSESGAWSIYMDQGKLIYAGYSEEMFEPLYRNLQQLSQQISTLPLGINEQVRMIFEKDIENQSIPNPDYLAICWLVNQKYISHVQAALLIEKLALEVLQPLLKLEYGSYEFVPHTFLDNLPKFCHLNLRTLVEQSQSGVKVDVQKNLNFENYYQSDSHSTYQEQLPKNNSEQVDSKPHINQPINPQVTARKKYSILGVDDDYSILNAVENFLDEQIFSVLKFMDSSQALMEILRAQPDIILLSVEMPNLNGYEICSLLRKHTHYKNTPVILMTERMGLRDRAKAKFVKANGYLEKPFSQGDLLKIIFQHIV; from the coding sequence ATGAATACAATTCCGATTAGTAGATATAGATTTTTCCAAAAGCTACAACCAATTACTTTATTAAAGAAGATTACTAATAATTCTTTTACTGGTTGTTTACAAGTCTTTAGCGAGTCGGGTGCATGGTCAATATATATGGATCAGGGTAAGTTAATTTACGCTGGTTACTCTGAGGAAATGTTTGAACCTCTTTACCGAAATTTACAGCAGTTAAGTCAGCAAATTTCTACTCTTCCTCTGGGTATCAACGAACAGGTACGGATGATTTTTGAAAAAGATATTGAGAATCAATCAATCCCCAATCCGGATTATTTAGCAATTTGTTGGTTAGTTAATCAAAAATATATTAGTCACGTCCAGGCTGCTTTGCTGATTGAAAAATTGGCGCTGGAGGTTTTACAACCATTACTGAAGTTAGAATATGGCAGTTATGAATTTGTTCCTCATACTTTTTTAGATAATCTCCCTAAATTCTGTCATTTGAATTTAAGAACTTTAGTGGAACAATCTCAATCAGGGGTTAAGGTTGATGTTCAGAAAAATTTGAATTTTGAAAATTATTATCAGTCAGATTCACATAGCACATATCAGGAACAATTACCCAAAAATAATTCTGAGCAAGTTGATTCTAAACCACATATAAATCAGCCGATTAACCCTCAAGTTACTGCTAGAAAGAAATACAGTATTTTGGGTGTGGACGATGATTATAGCATATTAAATGCTGTGGAAAATTTTTTAGATGAGCAAATATTTTCTGTGCTGAAATTCATGGATTCTTCCCAAGCTTTAATGGAAATTCTGCGAGCGCAGCCAGATATCATTTTACTAAGTGTAGAAATGCCTAATTTAAATGGCTATGAAATCTGTTCTTTATTACGGAAGCACACGCATTATAAAAATACTCCTGTGATTTTGATGACTGAAAGAATGGGATTAAGAGATAGAGCAAAAGCTAAGTTTGTGAAAGCTAATGGTTATTTAGAAAAACCTTTTTCCCAAGGGGATTTACTGAAAATAATTTTTCAACATATTGTGTGA
- a CDS encoding AbrB/MazE/SpoVT family DNA-binding domain-containing protein: MYTLKIRKVGNSLGLTLPKEALEKLKVQEGDSVFVTETPAGVMITSCNPDFEKAMEAYKKVSTKYRNALHELGK; this comes from the coding sequence ATGTACACCTTAAAAATTCGTAAAGTTGGAAATTCCTTGGGCTTAACATTACCTAAAGAAGCCCTGGAAAAACTTAAAGTTCAAGAAGGAGACAGCGTATTTGTCACTGAAACCCCAGCCGGTGTTATGATAACTTCTTGTAATCCTGATTTTGAAAAAGCAATGGAGGCTTACAAAAAAGTCAGCACAAAATACAGAAATGCACTTCATGAGTTAGGGAAATGA
- a CDS encoding DUF5615 family PIN-like protein, whose amino-acid sequence MVNLLRSEGHDVLTSYEAGQANQGIPDDVVLQYATATGRILITENRQDFIDLHRTAPNHAGMIIFKHDRDYTGKVKAIIDFLDEDSRTLENRLLRVMKQNIKAVGQIFFVQEYGRNGED is encoded by the coding sequence ATGGTAAACTTACTCAGATCGGAGGGACACGATGTATTAACTTCCTACGAAGCAGGTCAAGCAAATCAAGGGATTCCTGACGATGTTGTTTTGCAGTATGCCACAGCGACAGGTCGCATTTTGATTACCGAAAATCGCCAAGATTTTATCGATCTACATCGCACTGCACCAAATCATGCTGGCATGATTATTTTTAAACACGATCGTGATTATACTGGGAAAGTCAAGGCGATAATTGATTTTTTGGATGAGGATAGTCGCACCTTAGAGAATCGTTTGTTGCGGGTTATGAAGCAAAATATAAAAGCAGTCGGACAGATTTTTTTCGTACAAGAGTATGGTAGAAATGGTGAAGATTAA
- a CDS encoding DUF433 domain-containing protein, whose product MNKRTQLLEVIAALPEELVDQALNYVQMLQHPIQITPGVCGGQARIRNTRIPLWTLVAYRQQGAPDGELLANYPGLTAEDLSAAWHYYEQNPEQIDQEIAQDDLV is encoded by the coding sequence ATGAATAAGAGGACTCAACTGCTCGAAGTAATTGCAGCTTTACCAGAGGAATTAGTTGACCAAGCATTGAATTACGTGCAAATGTTGCAACATCCAATTCAGATTACACCTGGAGTTTGTGGGGGACAAGCGCGAATTAGAAATACACGAATTCCCCTATGGACTTTGGTAGCATATCGTCAACAAGGTGCGCCTGATGGAGAATTATTGGCAAATTATCCTGGATTGACTGCGGAAGATTTAAGTGCAGCTTGGCATTACTACGAACAAAATCCTGAACAAATCGATCAAGAAATTGCCCAAGATGATTTAGTTTAA